A window of the Pseudomonas furukawaii genome harbors these coding sequences:
- a CDS encoding efflux RND transporter periplasmic adaptor subunit produces the protein MKRLKTFLLCGCAGSLALALTGCQEQAQTAEPPRPVRTVIAKAAAIGEEVAQTGEIQANVETNLGFRIDGRVATRAAEIGMSVVKGQLLATLDPNDVQNEVLTAEAEVKSAEATEGLARSELERQRTLFAKQFVAQARVEEAEANWRAANAKLKVATTGLQTARNKLTYTELRAPDDAIVSAVQVNAGQVVDAGQPAIKLSSTHERDAVFNVSERIYTSVPNDIQVEVALLSDPRVKVIGRLRDASPTADPATRTYRVRIALPNAPDVMTLGATVTGRLILPGKSLIILPSSALTSEAGNPAVFVVEPSTRELVRKPVVVARYTATQALVESGLDEGDAVVTAGVSKLRPGQKVTFEAGEVAK, from the coding sequence ATGAAGCGACTCAAGACATTCCTGCTCTGCGGCTGTGCCGGCAGTCTGGCCCTGGCACTGACAGGTTGTCAGGAGCAGGCGCAAACGGCGGAACCCCCGCGACCGGTCCGCACGGTCATCGCCAAGGCCGCCGCCATCGGCGAGGAGGTCGCCCAGACGGGCGAGATCCAGGCGAATGTCGAAACCAACCTCGGTTTTCGCATCGACGGCCGCGTCGCGACCCGGGCTGCGGAGATCGGCATGAGCGTGGTCAAGGGCCAGCTCCTGGCGACACTCGATCCGAACGATGTCCAGAACGAAGTGCTCACCGCCGAGGCCGAGGTGAAGAGCGCCGAGGCGACAGAGGGATTGGCCAGATCGGAACTCGAGCGACAGCGCACCCTCTTCGCGAAGCAGTTCGTCGCGCAGGCGCGGGTCGAGGAGGCCGAGGCCAACTGGCGCGCCGCCAACGCCAAGCTCAAGGTCGCCACAACGGGATTGCAGACCGCCCGCAACAAGCTGACCTACACCGAGCTCCGGGCGCCTGACGACGCCATCGTCAGCGCGGTCCAGGTCAATGCGGGGCAGGTCGTCGATGCCGGCCAGCCGGCGATCAAGCTGTCTTCCACCCATGAACGCGATGCCGTCTTCAACGTGTCCGAGCGGATCTACACCAGTGTGCCGAACGACATCCAGGTCGAAGTGGCGCTCCTGTCCGATCCCAGGGTCAAGGTCATCGGCCGGCTCCGCGATGCGAGCCCGACCGCGGACCCGGCGACCCGCACCTACCGCGTCCGCATCGCCCTGCCCAATGCGCCCGATGTCATGACGCTGGGCGCCACGGTGACGGGGCGCCTGATCCTGCCTGGCAAGTCGCTCATCATTCTCCCGTCCTCGGCCCTGACGAGCGAGGCCGGCAACCCGGCGGTCTTCGTGGTCGAGCCCAGCACCCGGGAACTGGTCCGCAAACCGGTGGTGGTCGCGCGCTACACGGCGACGCAAGCGCTGGTGGAGTCCGGTCTCGACGAGGGCGATGCCGTGGTCACTGCCGGTGTGAGCAAGCTAAGGCCCGGCCAGAAAGTCACCTTCGAAGCCGGTGAGGTGGCCAAATGA
- a CDS encoding helix-turn-helix domain-containing transcriptional regulator: MVSRLVDSAELDRIKRDPEFARALFAEAGSLLLQGEPEVARVMLHNLVNATFGFEGLAQATGRPSKSLHRMLSVSGNPSMDNIAAIFDALRHHLGASIEVQANTVA, encoded by the coding sequence CTGGTGAGTCGCCTGGTCGATTCCGCTGAACTCGACAGGATCAAGCGAGATCCCGAGTTTGCAAGGGCGCTGTTCGCGGAAGCGGGTTCGCTGCTTTTGCAAGGAGAGCCTGAAGTCGCCCGCGTGATGCTGCACAACCTGGTTAACGCTACATTCGGCTTTGAAGGGCTCGCACAGGCGACCGGTAGGCCAAGCAAGAGTCTGCACCGAATGCTTTCAGTGAGCGGAAACCCAAGCATGGACAACATAGCAGCGATCTTTGATGCGCTTCGGCACCACCTGGGTGCGAGCATTGAAGTGCAGGCCAACACTGTGGCCTGA
- a CDS encoding putative bifunctional diguanylate cyclase/phosphodiesterase yields the protein MTALQLRGIRDPLPDPELDGYVRLAAIACRVPIAMLTFLDKEREWSGGTLGVASGEGPRAGSLSAVVVESNALVHVEDASSNALLQHCALVADSPRIRLFAGVPLTVAERDVTGVLSVADTEKRRLDAAQVEALRLLAGQISNLLQHRASLRNRLEAADREADALDGLRESQRRLQTLVSNLPGVAYRSLNDVSWRLEVVSEGCLKLIGYSAAELIEGTVRMVDIIHPDDIPPLRRKVSRALRTRTPYQSTYRIRTATGQTKWVWDKGCGVYSADGKVLALEGFITDITEQKHAEECIRRMAYFDELTGLPNRLSMRDALGVAIATSGDSHAPVALLHVEVDNFREINETLGYREGDRLLQEIATRLREAVDARETVARIAESSFSVLLPGMDASQAVQAARKVLEAMSTPFGLDDLYVPAECSIGITLYPGHGTDPDSLLRRANIARYGARHRAEKLAVFAGALDSDNAQRLTLMNDLRRAIDSDELLLMFQPKLRMHARQVSGVEALVRWKHPERGLLGPDQFIGFAENAGLITRLTYWVLAAAVRESHAWHGAGHAVPIAINLSSHDIRDRQLFEQISRALETWGGAPDWIQFELTESCIMEDLSIARQVLTQLREAGFKLFIDDFGTGYSSLAYLRHLPVDYIKIDQSFVKDLDSDRESAAIVEAIIKLAHSLGIAVVAEGVESVSTMEMLSNWGCEEAQGYCISKPISGRDFQSWNKAFV from the coding sequence ATGACCGCTCTTCAACTTCGCGGTATCCGCGACCCGCTACCCGATCCCGAGCTCGACGGTTACGTCAGGCTGGCCGCCATCGCGTGCCGGGTGCCCATCGCCATGCTGACCTTCCTCGACAAGGAACGGGAGTGGTCGGGCGGGACCTTGGGGGTGGCCTCCGGCGAGGGGCCGCGGGCGGGCTCGCTCAGTGCCGTGGTGGTGGAGTCCAACGCACTGGTCCATGTGGAGGACGCTTCCTCGAATGCCCTGCTCCAGCACTGCGCCCTGGTGGCGGACTCGCCTCGCATCAGGCTCTTCGCCGGGGTCCCGCTGACCGTGGCGGAGCGGGACGTGACCGGCGTGCTCTCGGTCGCGGATACCGAAAAACGCCGCCTCGATGCCGCGCAGGTCGAAGCCCTTCGCTTGCTGGCGGGGCAGATCTCGAACCTGCTCCAGCACAGGGCCTCGCTGCGCAACCGGCTGGAGGCGGCCGACCGGGAGGCAGATGCGCTCGACGGCCTGAGGGAAAGCCAGCGCCGGTTGCAGACCCTGGTCAGCAACCTGCCCGGCGTCGCGTATCGGAGCCTGAATGATGTTTCCTGGCGTCTGGAGGTCGTCAGCGAGGGCTGCCTGAAGCTGATCGGCTATTCCGCCGCCGAACTCATCGAGGGAACCGTCAGGATGGTGGACATCATCCACCCTGACGACATTCCCCCGCTGAGGCGAAAGGTTTCCAGAGCGCTGAGGACCCGGACTCCTTACCAATCCACCTACAGGATCAGGACCGCAACGGGCCAGACCAAGTGGGTCTGGGACAAGGGGTGCGGCGTCTACTCCGCGGACGGAAAGGTGCTCGCACTGGAAGGGTTCATCACCGACATCACGGAGCAGAAGCACGCGGAGGAATGCATCCGGAGAATGGCCTACTTCGATGAGCTGACCGGCCTGCCCAATCGCCTGTCCATGCGGGATGCCCTGGGCGTCGCCATCGCCACCTCGGGCGACTCCCACGCCCCTGTCGCCCTGCTGCACGTCGAGGTCGATAACTTCCGCGAGATCAACGAGACGCTGGGCTACCGCGAAGGCGACCGTCTGCTGCAGGAGATCGCGACACGGTTGCGGGAGGCGGTGGATGCCCGCGAGACGGTCGCCCGTATCGCCGAGTCCTCGTTCTCGGTGTTGCTTCCCGGAATGGATGCCAGTCAGGCCGTGCAGGCGGCGCGCAAGGTACTGGAAGCCATGAGCACGCCCTTCGGGCTGGATGACCTGTATGTACCCGCTGAGTGCAGCATCGGAATCACGCTGTATCCGGGGCACGGCACCGACCCGGATTCACTGCTGCGTCGCGCGAACATCGCCCGTTATGGCGCCAGGCACAGGGCGGAGAAACTCGCGGTGTTCGCAGGCGCCCTCGACAGCGACAACGCGCAGCGGCTGACGCTGATGAACGACCTGCGCCGCGCCATCGATAGCGACGAGTTGCTCCTGATGTTCCAGCCCAAGCTGCGGATGCACGCAAGGCAGGTGAGCGGCGTGGAAGCGCTGGTGCGCTGGAAGCACCCTGAGCGAGGCCTGCTGGGCCCGGACCAGTTCATCGGTTTCGCCGAGAACGCAGGTCTCATCACGCGGCTCACGTATTGGGTGCTGGCGGCTGCCGTTCGGGAAAGTCATGCCTGGCATGGCGCTGGCCATGCCGTGCCCATCGCGATCAACCTGTCGTCCCATGACATTCGCGACCGGCAACTGTTCGAGCAGATCTCGCGGGCCCTGGAAACCTGGGGCGGCGCACCGGACTGGATTCAGTTCGAGCTGACCGAAAGCTGCATCATGGAAGACCTGTCGATCGCCCGGCAGGTCCTCACACAGCTGCGTGAAGCGGGCTTCAAGCTGTTCATCGACGACTTCGGAACCGGATACTCCTCCCTCGCCTACCTGCGGCATCTTCCGGTCGACTACATAAAGATCGACCAGTCATTCGTGAAGGACCTCGACAGCGACAGGGAGTCAGCGGCCATCGTGGAAGCCATCATCAAGCTCGCCCACAGCCTCGGCATCGCCGTGGTCGCCGAAGGGGTCGAGTCGGTTTCGACCATGGAGATGCTGTCGAACTGGGGCTGCGAGGAAGCCCAGGGCTACTGCATCAGCAAGCCGATTTCCGGACGTGACTTCCAATCCTGGAACAAGGCCTTCGTGTAG
- a CDS encoding HigA family addiction module antitoxin — MIITERKPVSVGEMLTEEFLEPMGITQGQLAEAMGVQRKLVNELCNNRRAITADTALMLSRVFGNSADFWLNLQRRNDLWEALNSPDRRARIERAKPLPHQAA; from the coding sequence ATGATCATTACCGAACGTAAGCCGGTGAGCGTCGGCGAGATGCTCACCGAAGAGTTCCTGGAACCCATGGGCATTACTCAGGGACAGTTGGCCGAAGCCATGGGCGTACAGCGCAAGCTGGTCAATGAGCTCTGCAACAACCGTCGCGCCATCACGGCGGACACTGCGTTGATGCTTTCCCGGGTCTTTGGTAACTCGGCCGATTTCTGGCTGAACCTGCAGCGCCGAAACGATCTCTGGGAAGCGCTCAATTCGCCTGATCGCAGAGCCAGGATCGAGCGCGCTAAGCCACTTCCTCATCAGGCTGCTTGA
- a CDS encoding type II toxin-antitoxin system RelE/ParE family toxin: protein MIKSFRDTWLEAFFVHDEHAKQIPADISNRLFRKLQLLDDATTDSDLRIPPSNHFEKLVGKLKGLHSIRVNQQWRLVFEWDGDKGEASGVYLDNHSYR, encoded by the coding sequence ATGATCAAAAGCTTCAGGGACACATGGCTGGAAGCGTTCTTCGTTCATGACGAGCACGCCAAGCAGATACCGGCCGATATCAGCAACAGGCTCTTTCGAAAGCTGCAGTTGCTGGACGATGCCACTACCGACAGTGACTTGCGGATTCCACCTAGCAATCACTTCGAAAAACTGGTTGGCAAGTTGAAAGGGCTGCACTCCATACGGGTCAATCAGCAATGGCGATTGGTATTCGAGTGGGATGGAGACAAAGGCGAAGCGTCGGGGGTGTACCTCGACAATCACTCTTACCGATGA